In Streptomyces sp. NBC_01408, one DNA window encodes the following:
- a CDS encoding DNA alkylation repair protein translates to MPTADELLSAETVTTLARLLARASGRRSSPALLARADALGGLTYSGRVTAVRDAVLADLPADWTAFEAVVRTALADPGFAGWMTFPVNEAVAVRGLDVFEPGLALLHDLTPRLTAESAVRPFLRADPARALAVVREWTADADPHVRRLASEGTRPRLPWAPQLPAFVADPRPALPVLDALYRDESEYVRRSVSNHLNDISRDHPALAAEAAARWLAAPTGTTDRVVRHGLRTLVKAGRPEALTLLGHSPDVPVSVRGPVVGTPRVAVGEYLVFDWAVTNTGPLPAELVVDYVVHHTKANGTRTPKVFKLVTRAVAPGETLSGTRRHSFKPITTRRYHSGEHLVQLQVNGRMRGEAVFSLDAP, encoded by the coding sequence ATGCCCACGGCCGATGAGCTCCTCAGCGCGGAAACCGTCACCACCCTGGCCCGACTGCTCGCCCGGGCGAGCGGCCGCCGGTCCTCGCCGGCCCTGCTCGCCCGCGCCGACGCGCTCGGCGGACTGACGTACAGCGGCCGCGTCACCGCCGTCCGCGACGCCGTGCTCGCCGATCTCCCCGCGGACTGGACCGCCTTCGAGGCCGTCGTCCGCACCGCCCTCGCCGACCCCGGCTTCGCCGGGTGGATGACCTTCCCCGTCAACGAGGCCGTCGCCGTCCGCGGGCTGGACGTGTTCGAGCCCGGGCTGGCGCTGCTGCACGACCTCACCCCCCGGCTGACCGCCGAATCCGCCGTACGGCCCTTCCTGCGCGCCGACCCGGCCCGCGCCCTGGCCGTCGTACGGGAGTGGACGGCCGACGCGGACCCGCACGTGCGGCGCCTCGCCAGCGAGGGCACCCGGCCCCGGCTGCCGTGGGCCCCGCAGCTGCCCGCCTTCGTCGCCGACCCGCGCCCGGCCCTGCCGGTGCTGGACGCCCTCTACCGCGACGAGTCCGAGTACGTCCGCCGCTCCGTCTCCAACCACCTCAACGACATCAGCCGCGACCACCCCGCCCTCGCGGCCGAGGCCGCGGCCCGCTGGCTGGCCGCGCCCACCGGCACCACGGACCGGGTCGTCCGGCACGGCCTGCGCACCCTGGTCAAGGCCGGCCGGCCCGAGGCGCTGACCCTGCTCGGCCACTCCCCGGACGTGCCGGTGAGTGTGCGCGGCCCGGTCGTGGGCACTCCGCGGGTCGCGGTCGGGGAGTACCTGGTCTTCGACTGGGCGGTCACCAACACCGGCCCGCTCCCGGCGGAGCTGGTCGTCGACTACGTCGTGCACCACACGAAGGCCAACGGCACCCGCACCCCCAAGGTGTTCAAACTCGTCACCCGCGCCGTGGCACCCGGCGAAACCCTCAGCGGCACCAGGCGGCACTCCTTCAAGCCGATCACCACCCGCCGCTACCACTCGGGCGAGCACCTCGTGCAGCTCCAGGTCAACGGGCGGATGCGCGGCGAGGCCGTTTTCTCGCTGGACGCGCCGTGA
- a CDS encoding serine protease, whose amino-acid sequence MDKRNVVTAVLCAAAALGASAAMAVLVPPPEGVPAGPAKAAPTGSVAEPSRSQAAKPQLSAAPATTLPPAVTPQPGGPAAFTGALFTGGLDGDHFCTATVVQSPGRNLIVTAGHCLLDGAQPDGEAVFAPAYANGFAPYGTWKLEEVFEDDRWAEGTDDAYDLAFARLAPDDKGRTIEDVTGAAVLDTSGRAGEEVTVTGYPADRKVPRTCTALAVRESETAQRFDCADFPGGTSGSAWIARDGKIIGILTGGDTDDVSTSTVLGDYAASLYAKATATAAVKN is encoded by the coding sequence GTGGACAAGCGGAACGTGGTGACGGCTGTGCTGTGTGCGGCGGCCGCCTTGGGGGCTTCTGCGGCGATGGCCGTGCTGGTGCCGCCGCCCGAGGGGGTTCCGGCTGGGCCGGCGAAGGCGGCCCCTACGGGTTCGGTGGCGGAGCCGTCGCGATCGCAAGCGGCGAAGCCTCAGCTTTCGGCCGCTCCCGCGACCACCCTGCCGCCGGCCGTCACCCCGCAGCCCGGAGGTCCCGCGGCCTTCACCGGGGCCCTGTTCACGGGCGGCCTGGACGGTGACCACTTCTGCACCGCGACCGTGGTGCAGAGCCCGGGCCGGAACCTGATCGTCACCGCCGGCCACTGCCTGCTCGACGGGGCGCAGCCCGACGGGGAAGCCGTCTTCGCACCCGCGTACGCCAACGGGTTCGCCCCGTACGGCACATGGAAGCTCGAGGAGGTCTTCGAGGACGACCGCTGGGCCGAGGGCACGGACGACGCGTACGACCTCGCCTTCGCCCGCCTCGCGCCCGACGACAAGGGCCGCACCATAGAGGACGTGACCGGCGCGGCCGTGCTGGACACCAGTGGCCGTGCGGGCGAGGAGGTCACGGTCACCGGTTACCCCGCCGACCGCAAGGTTCCCCGTACCTGCACGGCGCTGGCCGTCCGCGAGAGCGAGACCGCACAGCGCTTCGACTGCGCCGACTTCCCCGGCGGCACCAGCGGCAGCGCGTGGATCGCCCGCGACGGGAAGATCATCGGCATCCTCACCGGCGGCGACACGGACGACGTTTCGACCAGCACGGTCCTCGGGGACTACGCGGCCTCGCTGTACGCCAAGGCCACGGCCACGGCCGCGGTGAAGAACTAG
- a CDS encoding LLM class F420-dependent oxidoreductase, producing the protein MARVFTEGRLVYGMQLPIQSQSTIYAEPWEASATAADLAEVARAADRAGFGYLATCDHVAIPRRLAGAMSTVWYDPVATLSFLAGITEHVRLLSHVAILGLRHPLISAKQYATLDHLSGGRLILGVGAGHVQEEFEVLGVDFARRGAVLDETLDALRAALGPEEYPEFEGELFSFKGLGQLPRPAQERIPVWVGGSSGPAVRRAALRGDGWLPQGDPRDRLPAQIARIKELRAAAGIEDPVFEFGAITEALYVGEPAWGTGRRTLTGKAQALAESLREYKALGVDQIQVRFRSRDRAELVDQIAAFGAEVAPHLND; encoded by the coding sequence ATGGCGCGCGTGTTCACCGAAGGGCGGCTGGTCTACGGGATGCAGCTCCCGATCCAGTCGCAGAGCACCATCTACGCCGAGCCCTGGGAGGCGTCGGCGACGGCCGCCGATCTCGCCGAGGTGGCGCGGGCCGCCGACCGGGCCGGCTTCGGGTATCTGGCCACCTGCGACCACGTGGCGATCCCGCGGCGGCTCGCCGGAGCCATGAGTACCGTCTGGTACGACCCGGTGGCCACCCTCTCCTTCCTGGCCGGGATCACCGAGCACGTGCGGCTGCTCAGCCACGTCGCGATCCTCGGCCTGCGCCACCCCCTGATCAGCGCCAAGCAGTACGCGACCCTCGACCACCTCTCCGGCGGCCGGCTGATCCTCGGCGTCGGCGCCGGGCACGTGCAGGAGGAGTTCGAGGTCCTCGGCGTGGACTTCGCGCGCCGCGGGGCCGTGCTCGACGAGACGTTGGACGCGCTGCGGGCCGCGCTGGGGCCCGAGGAGTACCCGGAGTTCGAGGGCGAGCTCTTCTCCTTCAAGGGCCTCGGCCAGCTGCCCCGTCCCGCCCAGGAGCGGATCCCCGTCTGGGTCGGCGGCTCCTCCGGCCCCGCCGTGCGCCGCGCGGCCCTGCGCGGGGACGGCTGGCTCCCGCAGGGGGACCCGCGCGACAGGCTCCCGGCGCAGATCGCCCGGATCAAGGAGCTGCGCGCCGCGGCCGGGATCGAGGACCCCGTTTTCGAGTTCGGGGCGATCACCGAGGCGCTGTACGTCGGCGAGCCCGCCTGGGGCACCGGCCGCCGGACCCTCACCGGCAAGGCGCAGGCGCTCGCCGAGTCCCTGCGGGAGTACAAGGCGCTCGGCGTCGACCAGATCCAGGTCCGTTTCCGCAGCCGCGACCGGGCCGAACTCGTGGACCAGATAGCCGCGTTCGGCGCCGAGGTCGCGCCGCACCTCAACGACTAG
- a CDS encoding helix-turn-helix domain-containing protein — protein sequence MSTDATPDPYREQLAFGQRLQILRSRRGLTRDQLGGLVGRSGEWVKAVENGRLKTPKLPLILRLAEVLRVRDLSDLTGDQSMRTALFTGPGHPRFAAVREALNALQLGASHEAPPAAHLSARLSRAWQARHSAPNHRDVIGSLLPDLIRDAQASVRAAGTVADRKAAQARLAEVYFLAQFFCAYQPDAPLVWRVAERGMMAAQDSEDPHAIGLAAWLTTQAHRESTHLDAADAVTLETLRYLQPLLPDAGADVRAVVGALTVEAGLTAARRGETGTAWRYWDEARRLAEGLPPGYFHPVTSFSRAVIGAHAVTVAVELHAGGESTRQAARAEAEAIPSRPRRARHRIEQARAYHLDAQPDVALATLAQAHEAAPETVQYNGYAKRIVLEEAESKSPARRQRAAELAQRLGLLSS from the coding sequence ATGTCTACCGACGCTACGCCAGACCCGTACCGCGAACAGCTGGCCTTCGGCCAGAGACTCCAGATCCTTCGCAGTCGCCGAGGACTCACCCGCGACCAGCTCGGCGGTCTTGTCGGCCGGTCAGGTGAGTGGGTGAAGGCGGTGGAGAACGGACGGCTGAAGACACCGAAGCTGCCTCTCATCCTGCGCCTTGCCGAGGTGCTTCGCGTTCGAGATCTGTCCGACCTCACGGGCGACCAGTCCATGCGCACCGCCCTGTTCACGGGCCCCGGGCACCCGCGGTTCGCTGCGGTCCGCGAAGCCCTCAACGCCCTGCAGCTCGGCGCCAGCCACGAGGCTCCTCCCGCCGCGCACCTGTCCGCACGTCTGTCCCGGGCATGGCAGGCCCGGCACTCCGCCCCGAACCACCGCGACGTCATCGGATCCCTACTGCCTGACTTGATCCGCGACGCGCAGGCCTCCGTACGGGCAGCCGGCACGGTCGCCGACCGGAAAGCCGCACAAGCCCGGCTCGCCGAGGTGTACTTCCTGGCCCAGTTCTTCTGTGCCTACCAGCCCGACGCGCCGCTGGTCTGGCGGGTTGCCGAACGCGGCATGATGGCCGCCCAGGACTCCGAGGACCCGCACGCGATCGGCCTCGCCGCGTGGCTCACCACCCAGGCCCACCGAGAGAGCACCCACCTGGACGCCGCAGACGCCGTGACCTTGGAAACTCTGCGGTACCTACAGCCGCTGCTCCCCGACGCCGGCGCGGACGTCCGCGCGGTCGTCGGCGCGCTCACCGTTGAGGCCGGTCTGACGGCGGCCCGCCGCGGGGAAACGGGCACGGCGTGGCGGTACTGGGACGAGGCACGGCGGCTGGCCGAGGGGTTGCCGCCCGGCTACTTCCACCCCGTCACGAGCTTCTCGCGGGCAGTCATCGGAGCGCACGCGGTGACAGTCGCCGTAGAACTGCACGCGGGCGGGGAGTCCACCCGGCAAGCCGCCCGCGCGGAGGCAGAGGCGATTCCGTCCCGGCCACGCCGAGCCCGGCACCGGATCGAGCAGGCCCGTGCCTACCATCTGGACGCCCAGCCCGACGTGGCACTGGCCACGCTTGCTCAGGCGCACGAGGCAGCGCCGGAGACTGTCCAGTACAACGGCTACGCGAAGCGGATCGTCCTGGAGGAAGCCGAGTCGAAGAGCCCGGCACGGCGCCAGCGCGCGGCCGAACTCGCCCAGCGACTGGGTCTGCTGAGCTCCTGA
- a CDS encoding D-aminoacylase has product MLDHLIKGATVVDGTGAPARVADLGIRDGRIVAIGDPGTVTEEARTSEDATGLVLTPGFIDPHTHYDAQLFWDPYATPSMNHGVTTVAGGNCGFTLAPLNPARPEDADYTRRMMSKVEGMALKALEEGVDWTWSTFGEYLDALEGRIAVNAGFMVGHCALRRHVMGEAAVGGQPTPEQLQQMLDLFHDAMDAGAWGLSTTQSSTHSDGSGAPVASRHARPAELLALSKAVADHEGTQLEAIVAGCLDQFSDEEIDLFVDMSAAAGRPLNWNVLTIDASVPERVPRQLVPSERARKAGGRIVALTMPILTPMNMSLGTFCALNLIPGWGEVLGLPVPERIAKLRDADVRAEMLRRADSKEAGVFRRLANFGRYVIGDTYSKENEGLSGRVVNDIAAERGQAPFHCLVEICANDDLRTVLWPMPTDNDPASWTLRQETWQHEDVMLGGSDAGAHLDRMCGAPYTTRFLGDCLRGRKLVPLEQAVRMLTDDPAQLFGLRERGRIAEGYHADLVLFDPERIEAGPATLVHDLPGDSPRLDARAIGIVSVRVNGVETIRDDEITGAIPGIVLRSGRDTRTVSTR; this is encoded by the coding sequence ATGCTCGACCACCTGATCAAGGGCGCGACCGTCGTGGACGGCACCGGCGCCCCCGCCCGCGTCGCCGACCTGGGGATACGCGACGGCCGGATCGTTGCCATCGGCGACCCCGGCACCGTCACCGAAGAGGCCCGCACCAGCGAGGACGCCACCGGCCTCGTCCTCACCCCCGGCTTCATCGACCCGCACACGCACTACGACGCCCAGCTCTTCTGGGACCCGTACGCCACCCCCTCCATGAACCACGGCGTGACCACCGTCGCCGGCGGCAACTGCGGCTTCACCCTGGCCCCGCTCAACCCGGCCCGCCCGGAGGACGCCGACTACACGCGCCGCATGATGAGCAAGGTCGAGGGCATGGCCCTCAAGGCCCTGGAGGAAGGCGTCGACTGGACCTGGTCCACCTTCGGCGAGTACCTCGACGCCCTCGAGGGGCGGATCGCCGTCAACGCCGGATTCATGGTCGGCCACTGCGCGCTGCGCCGCCACGTCATGGGCGAGGCGGCCGTCGGCGGGCAGCCCACCCCCGAGCAGCTCCAGCAGATGCTCGACCTCTTCCACGACGCCATGGACGCCGGCGCCTGGGGCCTGTCCACCACCCAGTCCTCCACCCACTCCGACGGATCCGGCGCCCCCGTCGCCTCCCGGCACGCCCGGCCCGCCGAACTCCTCGCCCTCTCCAAAGCCGTCGCCGACCACGAGGGCACCCAGCTCGAAGCGATCGTCGCGGGCTGCCTCGACCAGTTCTCCGACGAGGAGATCGACCTCTTCGTCGACATGAGCGCGGCCGCGGGCCGACCGCTGAACTGGAACGTCCTCACCATCGACGCCTCCGTCCCCGAGCGGGTGCCCCGCCAGCTCGTCCCGAGCGAGCGGGCCCGCAAGGCCGGCGGCCGGATCGTGGCGCTGACGATGCCGATCCTCACCCCCATGAACATGTCGCTCGGCACCTTCTGCGCCCTCAACCTCATCCCCGGCTGGGGCGAGGTCCTCGGCCTGCCCGTCCCCGAACGGATCGCCAAGCTCCGCGACGCGGACGTCCGGGCCGAGATGCTGCGCCGCGCCGACAGCAAGGAGGCCGGGGTCTTCCGCCGCCTCGCCAACTTCGGGCGCTACGTCATCGGCGACACGTACAGCAAGGAGAACGAGGGCCTGTCCGGCCGCGTCGTCAACGACATCGCGGCCGAGCGCGGCCAGGCCCCCTTCCACTGCCTGGTGGAGATCTGCGCCAACGACGACCTCCGCACGGTGCTCTGGCCGATGCCCACCGACAACGACCCGGCGAGCTGGACCCTGCGCCAGGAGACCTGGCAGCACGAGGACGTCATGCTGGGCGGCTCCGACGCGGGCGCGCACCTGGACCGGATGTGCGGGGCCCCGTACACGACCCGCTTCCTCGGCGACTGCCTGCGCGGCCGCAAGCTGGTCCCGCTGGAGCAGGCGGTACGGATGCTCACCGACGATCCGGCCCAGCTGTTCGGGCTGCGCGAGCGCGGCCGGATCGCCGAGGGCTACCACGCGGACCTGGTCCTCTTCGACCCGGAGCGCATCGAGGCCGGTCCGGCGACCCTGGTCCACGACCTGCCCGGGGACAGCCCGCGGCTGGACGCGCGGGCCATCGGGATCGTCTCCGTACGGGTCAACGGCGTGGAGACCATCCGCGACGACGAGATCACGGGGGCGATCCCCGGGATCGTGCTCAGGTCGGGCCGGGACACGAGGACAGTGAGCACGCGATGA
- a CDS encoding SDR family NAD(P)-dependent oxidoreductase, whose translation MGKLDGRVVIITGAARGQGEQEARLFAAEGAKVLLGDVLDEQGAAVAKEIGEDRARYVRMDVSREEDWAAAVAAAKEAFGPVNGLVNNAGILRFNELTATPLEEFQQVVQVNQVGAFLGIKSVAPEIEAAGGGTIVNTSSYTGLTGMAYVGSYAATKAAVVGLTRVAALELAAKGIRVNAMCPGAVDTPMANPGLLDPAGMTDEARDAMAELYKRVVPMGRVGQPEEVARLALFLTSEDSSYITGQPFVIDGGWMAGVSIL comes from the coding sequence ATGGGCAAGCTGGACGGGCGCGTCGTCATCATCACGGGTGCGGCGCGCGGACAGGGCGAGCAGGAGGCGCGGCTCTTCGCCGCCGAGGGGGCCAAGGTGCTCCTCGGGGACGTGCTGGACGAGCAGGGCGCGGCCGTGGCCAAGGAGATCGGCGAGGACCGGGCCCGGTACGTGCGGATGGACGTGAGCCGCGAGGAGGACTGGGCGGCCGCGGTCGCCGCGGCGAAGGAGGCCTTCGGCCCCGTCAACGGCCTGGTCAACAACGCGGGCATCCTGCGATTCAACGAGCTGACCGCGACCCCGCTGGAGGAGTTCCAGCAGGTGGTCCAGGTCAACCAGGTCGGCGCCTTCCTCGGCATCAAGTCGGTCGCCCCGGAGATCGAGGCGGCCGGCGGCGGCACGATCGTGAACACCTCCTCGTATACCGGCCTGACGGGCATGGCCTACGTCGGCTCGTACGCCGCGACGAAGGCGGCCGTCGTCGGCCTGACCCGGGTGGCCGCGCTGGAGCTGGCCGCCAAGGGGATCCGGGTCAACGCGATGTGCCCGGGCGCCGTGGACACCCCGATGGCCAACCCCGGTCTGCTGGATCCGGCCGGGATGACCGACGAGGCGCGGGACGCGATGGCGGAGCTGTACAAGCGGGTCGTCCCGATGGGGCGGGTGGGGCAGCCGGAGGAGGTGGCGAGGCTCGCCCTCTTCCTGACCAGCGAGGACTCCTCGTACATCACCGGGCAGCCGTTCGTCATCGACGGCGGCTGGATGGCCGGCGTGAGCATCCTCTGA
- a CDS encoding NUDIX hydrolase — MRTPRHAARVVILSPAGSVFLFREDNVEVGIHWLPPGGGIDPGESPEEAVRRELREETGWTDLEPGRLLCTWEHDFTHQGIPVRQHEHIYLTTGPHREPVLEDPGIHWQWLSPQRLAALGEPLWPPRLPDLLANAPAEPVHLGLMA; from the coding sequence ATGCGAACTCCACGTCACGCAGCGCGCGTTGTCATCCTGTCCCCCGCCGGCTCGGTGTTCCTCTTCCGCGAGGACAACGTCGAGGTCGGCATCCACTGGCTGCCGCCCGGCGGCGGGATCGACCCCGGCGAGAGCCCCGAGGAGGCCGTACGGCGCGAGCTGCGCGAGGAGACCGGCTGGACCGACCTGGAGCCCGGTCGGCTGCTGTGCACCTGGGAGCACGACTTCACGCACCAGGGGATCCCGGTCCGTCAGCACGAGCACATCTACCTCACGACGGGCCCGCACCGCGAACCGGTGCTGGAGGATCCGGGCATCCACTGGCAGTGGCTCTCCCCGCAGCGCCTGGCCGCCCTCGGCGAACCCCTGTGGCCGCCGCGCCTGCCGGACCTCCTGGCGAACGCACCGGCCGAGCCGGTGCACCTGGGGCTGATGGCCTAG
- a CDS encoding LLM class flavin-dependent oxidoreductase has product MEFGLFVQGYVPEARSKVDPQAEHKALVEETEYVIQADKSGFKYAWASEHHFLEEYSHLSANEVFLGYLAAATERIHLGSGIFNPLAPVNHPVKVAEKVTMLDHLSKGRFEFGTGRGAGSHEILGFMPGITDMNHTKEIWEETIAEFPKMFLQEEYEGFQGKHWSLPPRKVFPKPYGKAHPAMWYAAGSPSSYAMAAKKGLGVLGFSVQKVSDMEWVLEQYKTAIQEAKAIGAFVNDNVMVTSTAICAETHDKAVEIAVNANMNRFQSLVFRYHDTFPRPEAIPQWPETLPEYNAEIIELLIAEELLICGDPSEVRAQCKRWEEAGADQLSFGLPTGVSYEDTMTTIKLIGEHVIPQIDTDPVHRTTRFRQAA; this is encoded by the coding sequence TTGGAATTCGGGCTCTTCGTGCAGGGATACGTGCCTGAGGCGCGGTCCAAGGTCGACCCCCAGGCCGAGCACAAGGCACTGGTCGAGGAGACCGAGTACGTCATCCAGGCCGACAAGTCCGGCTTCAAGTACGCCTGGGCCTCCGAGCACCACTTCCTGGAGGAGTACTCGCACCTGTCGGCGAACGAGGTGTTCCTCGGCTACCTCGCCGCGGCCACCGAACGCATCCACCTCGGCTCGGGCATCTTCAACCCGCTCGCCCCGGTGAACCACCCGGTCAAGGTGGCCGAGAAGGTCACCATGCTGGACCACCTCTCCAAGGGCCGCTTCGAGTTCGGCACCGGCCGAGGCGCGGGCAGCCACGAGATCCTCGGCTTCATGCCCGGCATCACGGACATGAACCACACCAAGGAGATCTGGGAGGAGACCATCGCCGAGTTCCCCAAGATGTTCCTCCAGGAGGAGTACGAGGGGTTCCAGGGCAAGCACTGGTCGCTGCCCCCGCGCAAGGTCTTCCCCAAGCCGTACGGCAAGGCCCACCCGGCCATGTGGTACGCCGCCGGCTCCCCCTCCTCCTACGCGATGGCCGCCAAGAAGGGCCTCGGCGTCCTCGGCTTCAGCGTCCAGAAGGTCTCCGACATGGAGTGGGTGCTGGAGCAGTACAAGACGGCCATCCAGGAGGCCAAGGCCATCGGCGCCTTCGTCAACGACAACGTCATGGTCACCTCGACCGCGATCTGCGCCGAGACCCACGACAAGGCCGTCGAGATAGCCGTCAACGCCAACATGAACCGCTTCCAGTCGCTGGTCTTCCGCTACCACGACACCTTCCCGCGGCCCGAGGCCATCCCGCAGTGGCCCGAGACCCTGCCCGAGTACAACGCGGAGATCATCGAGCTGCTGATCGCGGAGGAACTGCTGATCTGCGGTGACCCCTCCGAGGTCCGAGCCCAGTGCAAGCGCTGGGAGGAGGCCGGGGCGGACCAGCTGTCCTTCGGCCTGCCGACCGGGGTCTCGTACGAGGACACGATGACCACCATCAAGCTCATCGGCGAGCACGTCATCCCGCAGATCGACACCGATCCCGTGCACCGCACCACGCGCTTCCGCCAGGCCGCCTGA
- a CDS encoding aldehyde dehydrogenase family protein: MTDAQAQKHAVNRLYIGGEWVEPAGGHYEVVNPADESVVGLAPEASRAQVEEAARAAAEAFGAWSRTTPEARAAILDRAADIIQREYEPWSALAQAETGAPTGIARGMQVGVGVARFRRYARGALEPVEKGLPPQVTEAGPMGKASVLGALEVRQPVGVVTCITSYNNPWANPAGKVAPALAMGNTVVVKPAPQDPLSVFKMAEALAEAGVPAGVVNVVNGQSVEVGEAAVDSPYVDMVSFTGSTAVGQRIAEVCGRTMKRQLMELGGKGAAIVLEDADLDAAVMGIGTTFSFYSGQICTAPTRVIVHRSVYAQLIEKLTGYLAFMKVGDPTVQGTVVGPVISAAHRDRVESYVELGKKEGARIAYGGERPLVGEGRGFYVAPTLLVDCTNDMRVVREEIFGPVVVVVPFEGDEEEAIRLANDSDFGLLSYVWSGDSARAFRVARRLRAGGVGVNTIGRNMEAPFGGFKRSGVGRDVGSYALHAYSEMQSIVWTG, translated from the coding sequence ATGACGGACGCGCAGGCGCAGAAGCACGCGGTCAACAGGCTCTACATCGGCGGCGAGTGGGTGGAACCCGCCGGCGGCCACTACGAGGTGGTCAACCCGGCGGACGAGTCGGTGGTCGGGCTCGCCCCCGAGGCCTCGCGGGCCCAGGTCGAGGAGGCGGCCCGCGCCGCCGCCGAGGCCTTCGGCGCCTGGTCCCGTACGACGCCCGAGGCGCGGGCGGCGATCCTCGACCGGGCCGCCGACATCATCCAGCGGGAGTACGAGCCGTGGTCGGCGCTGGCGCAGGCCGAGACGGGCGCGCCGACCGGGATCGCGCGCGGCATGCAGGTCGGGGTGGGCGTGGCCCGCTTCCGCCGGTACGCGCGCGGGGCCCTGGAACCCGTCGAGAAGGGCCTCCCGCCGCAGGTCACCGAGGCCGGCCCGATGGGGAAGGCGAGCGTCCTGGGCGCGCTGGAGGTGCGCCAGCCGGTCGGGGTGGTCACCTGCATCACCTCGTACAACAACCCGTGGGCGAACCCGGCGGGCAAGGTGGCCCCGGCGCTGGCCATGGGCAACACCGTGGTGGTCAAGCCCGCCCCGCAGGACCCGCTGTCGGTGTTCAAGATGGCCGAGGCCCTCGCGGAGGCCGGGGTCCCGGCGGGCGTGGTCAACGTGGTGAACGGGCAGTCGGTGGAGGTCGGCGAGGCGGCGGTCGACTCCCCGTACGTGGACATGGTGTCCTTCACCGGCTCCACGGCCGTCGGGCAGCGCATCGCCGAGGTCTGCGGCCGCACCATGAAGCGGCAGCTGATGGAGCTGGGCGGCAAGGGCGCGGCGATCGTCCTGGAGGACGCGGACCTGGACGCGGCCGTGATGGGCATCGGGACGACCTTCTCCTTCTACTCCGGGCAGATCTGCACGGCCCCGACCCGGGTGATCGTCCACCGGTCGGTGTACGCGCAGCTGATCGAGAAGCTGACCGGCTACCTGGCCTTCATGAAGGTCGGCGACCCGACAGTGCAGGGCACGGTGGTGGGCCCGGTGATCTCGGCGGCGCACCGCGACCGCGTGGAGTCGTACGTCGAGCTGGGGAAGAAGGAGGGCGCGCGGATCGCGTACGGCGGCGAGCGCCCGCTGGTGGGGGAAGGCCGCGGCTTCTACGTGGCGCCGACTCTGCTGGTGGACTGCACGAACGACATGCGGGTGGTCCGCGAGGAGATCTTCGGGCCGGTCGTCGTGGTGGTCCCCTTCGAAGGCGACGAGGAAGAAGCGATCCGGCTGGCCAACGACAGCGACTTCGGCCTGCTGAGCTACGTGTGGTCCGGGGACTCGGCACGCGCGTTCCGCGTGGCGCGGCGGCTGCGGGCGGGCGGGGTCGGCGTGAACACGATCGGGCGGAACATGGAGGCGCCGTTCGGCGGCTTCAAGCGCTCGGGCGTGGGCCGGGACGTGGGCTCGTACGCGCTGCACGCGTACAGCGAGATGCAGTCGATCGTCTGGACGGGCTGA